The Cryptomeria japonica chromosome 6, Sugi_1.0, whole genome shotgun sequence genomic interval TGCtaaaaaactcattttcaagttaCAAAACACACCTAGTTTGATCAAGGTGTTGAATACCACCAACATGCACCCTTATATAAAAACAACCTTATTGCTCCTTACCACAAGGTTTACAGTTAATCTTGTATACCCTGAATCCTCCAAAAGTTTGTTTTTGCCTTACTAAATACCAAAACGTGACAGAGGAGACTCCAAAATGTTAAAAGAGTACCACCAAGGGCTTCAGAATATCCTCAAGATGCCAAACTGGAGCATTATTAATCAATGTGAATGGGCATCAGATCTATTGGTTTAATGATTAGAGAACAACATTGGGGTGAAGAACATTCAAATCAGCCAGAAGACCATAGAAAAGGCTTAACACAAGGCATAGGAGGTGTCAACACAAGCTAATCAACCAGAGTACAATTGGCAGGTAGTAGTGGTTTCCTCTAAGCGCTCCAGTTTGCTAGGTCATCCTCTAATATAAACATTATTAATTGCAGCTTAGAGCAGATATTTAATTGTTGAAAAAATGATACTTGAATTCGATATTATTAATTTGATATcgaacttgatgtatatgatgctatgacTACAAGTTTATGGTGGTTTGGTTCTTTATATGATGTTATGTGACATTCTAATCTTAATGCATGCTTCTAGgctatatataaatagatagatagagttTTTGTACTACAAACctaaaccccttttcaaaattttgccataccTGTTGGGGGTATCAGATACCCTGTTTTTCGAGGCTGGATGTGCTCGTCTCTACTACCGGTTTTTCGAACCCGAACTGGTGCCCAAACCCAAACCGGCAACTTAGCTTATTCCTTACATGtctttttataattaatttttcaaatactATATGTATTTGTGCCCGAACCCAAACCGACAACTTAGCTTATTCCTTACATGtctttttataattaatttttcaaatactATATGTATTTGTGCTACTCCACCACCCCAACGCTGCTATCCCCATTTTCCCAAACTTAAAGCCCTTGGTCCCCCTGCCCCAATCCCCATAGGCAATAATATTTTCTTTACCATTAATCACTGATAGCATCTTTGATGCTAGTGGTTTGATCTTTGAACTAACCAACAACTTCATTTTTTTGTTAACggccaaaaaagaaagaaaatgcctcAATGCAATGGCTTACAAATTTCTAAAGACTAACTGCAATACTTAAACATTTCGAACCAAATCAATTTCATGTTCATTGGGTGCAGAAATATACAGTATATCGGTAATGGAGCAGTTGGATATGCTCTCACAGGGATTATTTTGCTGGAGCCAACCAACGATCAAGAGAAAGTTGCTTTGCTGGAGGTTTGAAATGTGGCTTATGAGTCCTTGGACAGAGCCATTTATCAGCAGGGTGCTGAGATTGAATGTTTCCAGTGTCTGCTAGGGCTTTTCTCAAGCCACCTCTGCTAGAAATTCTGGTTCTAAATGATGCCATTGAGGCCAGATCCGTTTGAAACAGATTCTCCTTCTCTTCTGGTCCTATGtctgaaatggcctgaaattttTTGGAGTCTGATAGGGGTTTTGTGAACTCATCGATGCTAAAACTTTGAGTTCTTGATGATGGCAATGGGGCTAGCTCCTCTTGAAATGAACTCTCATTTTTTGCCAACCTTGTGTCAGAAATAAATAGGCGAGGAAATGAAGGGAACTTCTTCACACTTTCAACTTTATTATGCTCCGATTCATCCTCTGTGTCAGAATCAGGATTAACTGCATTAtttgttccagaattaggatcaacTGCATCCTCTGTTTCATATTCAGGATCAACTGCACCCTGTGTTTCAGAATCAGGAGCAACGGTATCTTCTGTTTCCATGCCAGGATCAACAACATTCTCTTTTGCAGAAGTGGGATGAATTGTATCTTCTACTTCACAACATTGCAGAGCAGGAAACATTAGATTCTCTTTATTTCTCTGATGAGATTCTTCCTTCATCTTCTGCTGATCAAAAACTGCATCCAAGATTAATGCTTCCGTTGTTGCCTCTACGTCTTTGATCTTCCTTGCTGATAAACTCTGGCAAACATCAGGAAGTAACCATCACTCTCCGAatgcaaaaataaaacaaaaaaagggaAGTATCATAAGCAAAGGCTGGTATAGTGCCAAGGGGAGCAATACCTGTCATAAGCATAACACTGTTCAAGCTCAATTGGGCATATAGTTCCATGTTATGCAGTTGTGTTCATGAGCCTTGGTTTGCTTCAAATCGGTATTCAGGCCAAAAACTATTGGGTGCAAAATGTAGACAATATGCATAAAGGTAAACTGAAAATAGTATTTCTTATTCTCAGGTCTCATATGCCTAAGAGATGTACCTGTTCCTACAGGAGGTCTGATATGCCCAAGAGGTGGGCTTTTAACATGGGACACATTCATATCTTATTGATAATGACTTAGAAGCTAGAAGATGTTCTCAGCTTGATGGTTCATTTTCCAGGTCATATTGAGGGCTTGATAACTCTCAATCATGAACTCCGGTGTGTCTTACAAAATTACCTACGAACAGAAAACAATAAAAAAGCATAAACAGAAGCGGCACCTGATTATTTGTTCTCTGTTTCTTGAGCGTGGAAGCCAAATACAGCTCCTCCTTGTTCTCGTCATCATCATCAATAGAAAACAGCAATGCATCCCAATTCTTCCGAGAGAAAACTGATATCTCCTTGACATCTTTCTGGATCTGTGCTGGAGGTCCTTTGAACCGGGTATTGTCAAGTTGAGAGTAAGAATCCCCAAGTTTCTCATTGAGGGAATTTTTGTGTGGAGGCTCTATTCTATGTCTCAAAATCCAATCCCTGAGATCTAGCTCCGGAGGCTCTGATTCAAGAATCCAAAGGAAAACAGCGATAAGCCCAAATTTTAAGAATGGAGAAAAAAGAAAGTATCACACAGTTTGAGCAACTTACCAGATGGTAGAGATAAACCTTGGGTTTCGAATTCCTGTTTGAAAAAAGGCAGAGATGTGACGGATTAGCATGAGGGTTTGTTTCTACTGGTTAAACAAGAACAGAGGATATTTATTCTTTATGGATCATACTTACTCCTGTTTCAATGCCAAGAGCAAATCCTTGGGAATCCCATGGTAAGCCCAATGAAATTGATGAAGAATCAAACGAGCAAGATGGCAGCCTAGGATCACCCACATCAAATAATGAATCATGCAGCTCCAATGGACTTGAATTAGGTTCTGTAAAAGCATGACATGACTAGTAACTTGATCAGTATTAGTAGGAGGAAAGATGGTATTTTATATTTTCTAAGTCAAAGTGATACCTGAAGCGTTGGGAGGGCAGTCGGGAGAATGAGCGTCTGAATCCAAGCACTCCATACCGGCACAGACATGAAATATGAATGCCGCCTTTATATATCTCGCCTTCCCTCCAgcttttcattttcaaatttgagttcATCACTAAggaccatttgggtctaattcaaatttgaaaatattttacacAATCCATTGAATGTAACTCCAATTTTGTGTTATGGTTTAATGTAAGGAAGCATTTACATGGAAGGGGTTTGGATTCGAGGGAATTTATATGGAATTCACAAGTGGAGCTATGAGGTTAAAATAaagttgtttgtaatttttttctaaaaaaaatttaaagggGAATATAAAAATATATAGGACTTCTTGGTATAAAATAAAGTTTCTAATTTTGGTCAATAGTACCTCTTATTAGAAATTTTAGTAAACTCTTATATAAAAGACCATAAACTAATGATGAAAATTATGCATCTATaagtttttctctttcttttcaatctatttTGGTTAGGTTATCTTTTATGCA includes:
- the LOC131079403 gene encoding uncharacterized protein LOC131079403 isoform X2; translated protein: MNSNLKMKSWREGEIYKGGIHISCLCRYGVLGFRRSFSRLPSQRFRLPSCSFDSSSISLGLPWDSQGFALGIETGEFETQGLSLPSEPPELDLRDWILRHRIEPPHKNSLNEKLGDSYSQLDNTRFKGPPAQIQKDVKEISVFSRKNWDALLFSIDDDDENKEELYLASTLKKQRTNNQSLSARKIKDVEATTEALILDAVFDQQKMKEESHQRNKENLMFPALQCCEVEDTIHPTSAKENVVDPGMETEDTVAPDSETQGAVDPEYETEDAVDPNSGTNNAVNPDSDTEDESEHNKVESVKKFPSFPRLFISDTRLAKNESSFQEELAPLPSSRTQSFSIDEFTKPLSDSKKFQAISDIGPEEKENLFQTDLASMASFRTRISSRGGLRKALADTGNIQSQHPADKWLCPRTHKPHFKPPAKQLSLDRWLAPAK
- the LOC131079403 gene encoding uncharacterized protein LOC131079403 isoform X1, whose translation is MECLDSDAHSPDCPPNASEPNSSPLELHDSLFDVGDPRLPSCSFDSSSISLGLPWDSQGFALGIETGEFETQGLSLPSEPPELDLRDWILRHRIEPPHKNSLNEKLGDSYSQLDNTRFKGPPAQIQKDVKEISVFSRKNWDALLFSIDDDDENKEELYLASTLKKQRTNNQSLSARKIKDVEATTEALILDAVFDQQKMKEESHQRNKENLMFPALQCCEVEDTIHPTSAKENVVDPGMETEDTVAPDSETQGAVDPEYETEDAVDPNSGTNNAVNPDSDTEDESEHNKVESVKKFPSFPRLFISDTRLAKNESSFQEELAPLPSSRTQSFSIDEFTKPLSDSKKFQAISDIGPEEKENLFQTDLASMASFRTRISSRGGLRKALADTGNIQSQHPADKWLCPRTHKPHFKPPAKQLSLDRWLAPAK